A genomic window from Salvia miltiorrhiza cultivar Shanhuang (shh) chromosome 5, IMPLAD_Smil_shh, whole genome shotgun sequence includes:
- the LOC130986422 gene encoding probable protein phosphatase 2C 15 yields MGSRGDRYEHHDLVPLAALINRELRNEKMEKPAVRYGSAAQSRKGEDYFLMKTDCQRVAGNPSTSFSVFGIFDGHNGSAAAIFSRDHLLNYVLNAMPRGLGRDEWLHALPRALVAGFVKTDKEFQAKGKTSGTTATFVIIDGWTVTVASVGDSRCILDAQGGGVSILTVDHRLEENAEERERVTASGGEVGRLSIFGGTEVGPLRCWPGGLCLSRSIGDMDVGEFIVPIPYVKQVKLSSTGGRLIIASDGVWDALSSEMAAKSCRGLPAELAARLVVKEALRSRGLKDDTTCIVVDIIPPDNNPPPSPPPKKYNKLKALFFRKNSWKSTNKLAKKLSAVGIVEELFEEGSAMLAERLGNDEPTTQTGSLFVCAVCQADLAPNEGISVHAGSIFSVSSKPWQGPFLCSDCRNKKDAMEGKRPSGVRVV; encoded by the exons ATGGGGTCGAGGGGAGATAGATATGAACATCATGATCTTGTGCCATTAGCTGCCCTCATAAATAGGGAGTTGAGGaatgagaaaatggagaagcccGCTGTGAGATATGGCTCTGCAGCTCAGTCGAGGAAAGGGGAGGATTATTTCTTGATGAAGACTGATTGCCAGAGAGTTGCTGGAAATCCATCTACGTCGTTCTCTGTTTTTGGA ATCTTTGATGGGCATAATGGGAGTGCAGCTGCAATATTTTCGAGAGACCATTTGTTAAACTACGTATTAAATGCCATGCCTCGTGGACTTGGACGGGATGAATGGCTACATGCTTTACCTAGAGCTTTGGTTGCTGGCTTTGTGAAAACTGACAAGGAATTCCAGGCCAAAG GAAAGACTTCTGGAACTACGGCAACATTTGTAATTATTGACGGGTGGACAGTTACAGTTGCATCTGTTGGAGACTCACGCTGCATTTTAGATGCTCAGGGTGGCGGTGTCTCCATCTTAACCGTTGATCATAGACTTGAAGAAAATGCAGAGGA AAGAGAGCGTGTAACAGCCAGTGGAGGTGAAGTTGGAAGGCTTAGCATTTTTGGTGGGACCGAG GTTGGTCCTCTTCGTTGTTGGCCAGGGGGTTTGTGTCTTTCTCGATCAATTGGTGACATGGATGTGGGCGAATTTATTGTTCCAATACCATATGTCAAGCAAGTAAAG TTATCAAGTACAGGGGGAAGGCTAATAATCGCCTCTGATGGTGTCTGGGATGCATTGTCATCAGAAATGGCTGCAAAATCGTGCCGTGGATTGCCTGCCGAACTTGCTGCTCGTCTAGTGGTGAAG GAAGCGTTGAGGTCGCGTGGGCTCAAGGATGACACGACTTGCATAGTCGTTGATATAATTCCACCAGACAACAATCCTCCGCCTTCCCCCCCGCCCAAGAAATACAACAAGCTCAAAGCCTTATTTTTCAGAAAAAATTCTTGGAAATCCACCAACAAATTAGCGAAGAAGCTATCTGCTGTGGGTATCGTGGAGGAGTTATTCGAAGAAGGATCGGCAATGCTTGCTGAAAG ACTTGGAAATGATGAGCCGACTACACAGACGGGCAGTCTTTTTGTGTGTGCCGTGTGCCAAGCTGACCTGGCACCTAATGAGGGAATCTCTGTTCATGCTGGATCGATATTCTCGGTGAGCTCGAAACCATGGCAAGGTCCTTTCCTCTGTTCCGACTGTCGGAATAAGAAGGATGCCATGGAAGGGAAGAGACCAAGTGGAGTTAGAGTAGTATAG